One segment of Radiobacillus kanasensis DNA contains the following:
- a CDS encoding TRAP transporter small permease, with product MRFLQTILNKFEEITVSIALISAVALSFTEVILRKFFGSSLGFTQELVIYLLIFVGLVGAAMGVRKKVHLGVDVVVKQFSHKWQKTITILSTAACAIFSLLILWLGIQQVQIIKQFGQVTPEMEIPLFIPISIVPIAFALMSIRFIQDLVKVIQTPPEQVLAEEEGAF from the coding sequence ATGAGATTCCTTCAAACTATACTCAATAAGTTCGAGGAAATAACAGTTTCCATTGCTTTGATAAGTGCTGTTGCACTGTCTTTTACAGAAGTTATTTTGCGGAAATTTTTCGGATCCAGTCTCGGTTTTACTCAAGAACTTGTTATCTATCTCCTAATATTTGTAGGACTTGTCGGGGCTGCAATGGGAGTTCGAAAGAAAGTACATTTAGGCGTTGATGTAGTCGTAAAGCAGTTTTCACACAAATGGCAAAAAACGATTACCATCCTTTCAACAGCCGCATGTGCGATCTTTTCCTTACTCATTCTTTGGCTAGGAATCCAACAAGTACAGATTATTAAACAGTTTGGTCAAGTTACCCCGGAAATGGAAATCCCTTTATTTATACCGATTTCCATCGTTCCAATAGCCTTCGCCTTAATGTCGATTCGATTTATACAAGATTTAGTTAAAGTAATTCAAACACCACCTGAACAAGTATTAGCAGAGGAAGAAGGTGCATTCTAA